The window gaaatctaaactacttgtcttaagagattttcggcgattaaatatttcatacaattgctctttgacatcttagctaaaagaacaagtcataatgaactacacaaggattcttaataagcactacttcctatgtgtaacttcaaaacttttggataaatcgacgatcatttaaggtttttctggtcatattttttgtaatccagaataaaaagtattaaaaaagtgttcaattagttatatataacatagtagcgagctagataataacaatggcaagtatttcagcatttattgggtagaacacaaatctagggtgctcgcataatgcagcttaactgcataaaaacaacaaattagtataatcatgataatcatttATTGgtcttacatataaaaaaaagaagatgtgtaatgattgccaatgagacaactctccacaagagaccaaaatgacagatcACTGTAgcacctttaacaatgagcaaagcccataccacatagtcagctctAAAAagccagaaatgacaatgtaaaacaattcaatcaagtcttttgtttgtctgactaaaaaataaatttgacattttctacTACACTGCTACATGTTCACCTAAAAACTCAAAATATTTCTGTCTTACAGTTTGTGATACACTGGTATTATATGTAACAATAAAAATGCAAGCCAAGAAACTGTTTTTTCTGTTGAGCACcgaaaccaacaaaaaaaatgcATGGAACAAATTCCTATAATATATTGACCTATATCACATATGTAGTATTCCCAttttgcactagtgcaatatagCTTAAAAATTAATTGCATCTAttatcaacaacaaaacaaaaacaaattttattttattaagctTGTGCAAAATGAGATTCTTCTTTGGACAATATTCCGCAATAATCCTGCAAAAGCACTATAACACATGTACCATTGATCTCTTTtgtaaaatttcacaatttaGTCCttgcttatttttttaattatgtatgcAAGTGGTTTTCATATGATTAACCACATTAAAATTTATAAGGAAATTCTGTTCACTTAAAAAGTACCATGATATGTTAAAGGGGACACAATTGGGTAAATGTTCAAATGTATGCATATTCTGTCATATTGCACACAAGAACACAGTTTTAATAATACACCCAAGATTTAGTTTAATATCAGCATACCTACCCTCATTAAAAATTAATAACATACAAatgtaaaaattttgaaaacagttattAGTCAAATTACACAGATGCAACTTTAACTGTCATGGTAACAATTTGAATATATAAACATGATTgatgaaagctttatttttttacaatagaaAATGAAGAAGGAAAAGGAATCACAGTATCAACAGACACCTGCTGGCAAAAGAAGGGTTCTGGAAGGGCATATAACAGTTTGTCAGGCATGCCATTAATTGAGTTTAATCCAACAAGAACAAAGTTCAACAAAAAATCAGATATTTTATTGTATTctattttaaaaactaattttccATTAAGCTAGATATATAAGGTCATATAGtcctatttattattttaatttcactcACTTACATACATCCTtaacattaaaattgagaatggaaatgggaaatgtgtcaaagagacaacaacccgaccattacCATTTTTAACTGTCAcacaagtataaaaaagaagatgaggtatgattgccaatggtcTCTCTTAGATttgaagatgtgttatgattgccaaagGTTTCTTTCAGATCTTATAATTTCTCTGCAAATATATTAGTTAAACTGAATTTTCATGAAACCTTTATATAAAAGATGAGTTTGAAGGTCAATTTTTGTTCTTAAATCCTTATAATTTATGGTAATGCCACTTATTTCCATGCTAGGCATATTACATagatatgcaaaaaaaaatcatttttagtcAGATTATTGCAGGGGTAGATAATGTTGTTAAGTTtttaaaaggggagataattcaacttaaaggttttaactgattttgaagaaaaatataaagCTTGGAAATAAATGGTAGAATAGACCAGGAGGAGGGTTTATTCTTCTGTAAGATGAACttgatcaaaataattatagtttGAACTAATGCAGATATTGCTTATTTCTAACAATACATTGTATTACAAAATGGGGCTTTCATTCCTAtaaactcaaaattttatttaagctAGTTTGAATTGAAATGAATGATTTCAGGGGTATCGACATTGATTGGTAAAAATACAGGAGGAGTGGTCCATCATGCACTTAGATGTCAGCAATGCAGAATCTGTGACAGTGCAACAAAAAGGGGGATTCAGCCCAAAGAgcacaattgtaaaaaaaattggacaGGATCAGCAAAGGCTATGGAGCCAGATATGCTAGTACAGATGATAATGCATGTTAAGAACAAAGGTATTGACATCAACGAAATTGCAGGTGATGATGACACCACTGGTTTCGACAGGCTGAAAAAGATATATCCTGAATCAAAGATGATAAAAACCAGTGACAGAAATCATGTCAAAAAGAatgtaattaaaaagttatatgcAATTAAAAGCCAACATAAGCAACTTTCTGACATGGTAATGAATTCAATATTAAAGAATTTTTCTTTTATGATAGATCAAAATAAAGGAGATGTTGAAGGAATGGAAAATGGCCTAAAAGCTATAGTAGAGCACATGTATGGGGACCACGCCCATTGTAATAGATCATGGTGTGGATTTCTTAAAGAAGGAGATAAATACAAGCACAGTAATTTGCCTCATGGAAAAGACTTGACGTCTGATTCATTACGGTCAGACCTGGAGAAGATATTTTTGGGGAATGAGTCAGTTAATCCGAGGAAGCTTGCATCCCTGTCAAGCTCACAAGCAAATGAAAATTTCAACAACATGCTTGCTGCAAAAGCTCCAAAAGCCAAGCACTACTCCTCATCAGCAAGCTTGGGCTACAGGGTAGATTCTTCTATCTTGCAAAAGAATGAAGGATATGCCTATGTTAGTGAGGTATAAATATATGCACCCTTTATTAGCccttaaaaaagtttaaaagatagATGATCAATGTATAATACAGTCACTGAAgcagtttttggctttttaaCTCAAACTActataatttagaaattattgggTACATTAATTATTGTTGTAATTTctgagaaataaaaataatgcaagATTAATAACTTTAATTTATTGATGTGAATCAGGATTTCCAGGTGACCGATTAATTTTAGCTTCTTGAAGCTTgttataattttcattaattgGAAAACATTCAGTACAGAGATTATAAGTTATACattgttcaattgtcctaatacgagaatttattgGGTCAATAAATTTCATATTGGGTCAGGCGAATCAACAAATATATGCAAGATAAAACAACTTgatactttatttataactacatCAGTTTATATGCTACATGTACCTATTCATATCTGATTCAGTATGCACATTTCAAAACTTTgtcttattttctttatttatgtatatatttttgtcaattttgatgatccaatacctattaagtttctggttggtagattcttacagactctctctctctctctatatatatatatatatattttttaaaggtaCATGCATCCATGGGACTGTCTCCTGGAGAGGAAACAATAAAAAGAAGCTccaaaataaacatgaaaaggaaaaaaaccaaagaaaaggCAAAAACCAAAGAAGCCAAGAGAAGACGTTTCTTCTTAAAGCAGACAAGAACGTCTAAGACTGCTAGTAAAGAAATAAGGGAAGGCAAAACTTATGAAAGTGAAATaggtatatataaaataaatcttacatAATGAAATTTGCAACGAATGGGTTGTCAAAAGCCTAATTTCCATAATTTTACCTTAATAAATCTGTGACCCCCCTCTgcttttaatttttatgccccacctacgaaagtagaggggcattatgttttctggtctgtgcgtccgtctgtccgttcgttcgtctgtccattTGTCcatccgtttgttcgtccgtctgtcccgcttcagccttcaggttaaagtttttggtcaaggtagtttttgatgaagttgaagtccaatcaacttgaaacttagtatacatgtgccctatgatatgatctttctaattttaatgccaaattagagaatttatttcaatttcacggtccactaaacatagaaaatgatagtgcaagtggggcatccatgtactgtggacacattcttgttaatttttattttgcaccaaaacccccctttttgtcctgaatttaaaatatttcacttagtaatatttatttgtactgttATTATGAAATTATATTAAGATAAATTGGCACTTTCTTATACATTAtatagattttaattttaaaacaaccaACCTTCATATttcattatgtacatgtatgcctaGATCTAGATACGATGAGATCTTTAGTATCTTAAAAATGACCACAACTATGCAAATCCAATACAAATAATTTATACTATTCTAAATATCAAACAAATGTTGTCTTTGGTGCGGAAAAAATTATGCATGTATGTAAACATTATAGAGACACTCCCACTACAGTTTGTGTGAATTTGTTATCTATTCATATTGAGTTAATCATACtcttgtttcaaaatgaaattaaatagatataaggagatgtggtatgggtgcctgGATGTTAAAAGCTTATTTGAGAGGATTACACATTAGATACTTATTTTATGCAGAGATAAAAATCTGTGGTTTAAATTATAGTATAATCTGACATGTGAATTATACAAGGTGCACAATGTACATGTTAATCCTTCAGTAATTTCTAATCaaattataggtttaaaatctGAAGTTCCAGACAAGGAGTCCCAGGAGATTCCCGAAATACAAGACATCATAAAGATCCCTTTGAATGAACAAGAGGTTATCAAAGCACCAGTAGTAGTTTTTGATTTAGAGACAACTGGCCTCAGTAAGTGTAAAATTAACGTCTAAAGTTTTAATCTAAGTTCAATGGGAAAAATGCAAATTACACCTTAACATGCATAatgtctatagatataggaagatgtggtatgattgccaatgagacaactctccatccaaataacaatttataaaagtaaaccattataggtcaatgtacggccttcaacactgagccttggcttacaccgaacaacaagatataaagggcccaaaaattaatagtgtaaaaccattcaaacgggaaaaccaaccgtCTAATCTATAATCtgcatggtaaaaaaaaataaaaaaaaaaataagtaagactaagaagaaaaaaaagtccATGaggtataaaataaagttttaaaaacattgttttgCTCACAgtgcaccaaaaaaaaaattattgtctGATGTAATTGTTTGTTCAGAACAGATTTAGTGTCAAACAtccctcattttttttttggtcagttGCTGTCTCTTTTATACATATCTGATTTTCATtacttattatattttatattcaccTTAATTGACGTGCATACATACATGTGTCAATAATAATTGAATGCAAGATTTTGTGGCTTTAT of the Mytilus galloprovincialis chromosome 8, xbMytGall1.hap1.1, whole genome shotgun sequence genome contains:
- the LOC143043225 gene encoding uncharacterized protein LOC143043225, with product MEPDMLVQMIMHVKNKGIDINEIAGDDDTTGFDRLKKIYPESKMIKTSDRNHVKKNVIKKLYAIKSQHKQLSDMVMNSILKNFSFMIDQNKGDVEGMENGLKAIVEHMYGDHAHCNRSWCGFLKEGDKYKHSNLPHGKDLTSDSLRSDLEKIFLGNESVNPRKLASLSSSQANENFNNMLAAKAPKAKHYSSSASLGYRVDSSILQKNEGYAYVSEVHASMGLSPGEETIKRSSKINMKRKKTKEKAKTKEAKRRRFFLKQTRTSKTASKEIREGKTYESEIGLKSEVPDKESQEIPEIQDIIKIPLNEQEVIKAPVVVFDLETTGLSKCKINV